A DNA window from Tautonia rosea contains the following coding sequences:
- a CDS encoding mandelate racemase/muconate lactonizing enzyme family protein: MKIARIEAIPVSVPLKAGLTTKTAHGDHITSDYAIIRVVTDEGVVGLGEATVSAIWSGETSQSTVAAVDAFLSPALQGMDPTRLHSCRAVMDRALKANPFTKAAVEMALWDVAGKAAGVPVHQLLGGKVRDRIRTKMMIGAFDPPQAVKLAETFLGWGVTCLKVKVGIDPVGDFARVKAVREVAGPDIPMTVDANCGWDVPAARLALRLLTPLDLLVAEQPLTPALDDATRELRTIGPAIMADESVWTAIDAMRVCRTQAADVISLYPGKNGGLLASIEIAHIAAAAGLPCHMGSNLELGIASAAMIHLAAAVPNIKSERFPADILGPKYHESDLLTTPLDLGPESAGVPDSPGLGIELDESLLERFRVDR; the protein is encoded by the coding sequence ATGAAGATCGCAAGAATCGAAGCCATTCCCGTCTCCGTCCCGCTCAAGGCGGGCCTCACTACCAAGACCGCGCACGGCGACCACATCACATCCGACTACGCCATCATCCGCGTCGTCACCGATGAGGGGGTCGTCGGCCTGGGCGAGGCGACCGTCTCCGCCATCTGGAGCGGCGAGACGAGCCAGTCCACCGTCGCCGCGGTCGATGCCTTCCTTTCCCCGGCCCTCCAAGGCATGGACCCGACCCGTCTGCACTCCTGCCGCGCGGTCATGGACCGCGCCCTCAAGGCAAACCCCTTCACCAAGGCCGCCGTCGAGATGGCCCTCTGGGACGTGGCCGGCAAGGCCGCTGGGGTCCCGGTCCACCAGCTCCTCGGCGGCAAGGTCCGCGACCGCATCCGCACCAAGATGATGATCGGCGCCTTCGACCCTCCCCAGGCCGTCAAGCTCGCCGAAACCTTCCTCGGCTGGGGCGTCACCTGCCTGAAGGTCAAGGTCGGCATCGACCCGGTCGGCGACTTCGCCCGCGTCAAGGCCGTTCGCGAGGTCGCCGGTCCCGACATCCCCATGACGGTCGATGCCAACTGCGGCTGGGATGTCCCCGCCGCCCGCCTGGCCCTCCGCCTGCTCACCCCGCTCGACCTCCTCGTCGCCGAGCAGCCGCTCACCCCCGCCCTCGACGACGCCACCCGAGAGCTGCGCACCATCGGCCCCGCCATCATGGCCGACGAGAGCGTCTGGACCGCCATCGACGCTATGCGCGTCTGCCGGACCCAGGCCGCCGACGTCATCAGCCTCTACCCCGGCAAGAACGGCGGCCTGCTCGCCTCGATCGAGATCGCCCACATCGCCGCTGCCGCCGGCCTACCCTGCCACATGGGCAGCAACCTCGAACTCGGTATCGCCAGCGCCGCCATGATCCACCTCGCCGCCGCCGTGCCCAACATCAAGAGCGAGCGCTTCCCCGCCGACATCCTCGGCCCCAAGTACCACGAGTCCGACCTGCTCACCACCCCCCTCGACCTCGGCCCCGAATCCGCTGGCGTTCCCGATTCTCCCGGCCTCGGTATCGAACTCGATGAAAGTTTACTTGAACGCTTTCGCGTTGATCGCTGA
- a CDS encoding carboxypeptidase-like regulatory domain-containing protein codes for MFIGYVSDERYVALPDVSITFEGPSGSVSAQSQADGSVHAALLPGPYVVTLAASGFGSKRVRLNLPTTRPHHFRLLSDRLLGYAWPKWVRSGEESEFRVHSPELYRLDLYRYGREVEHIRNLGWHDEHGPRATAQITPDGDYTQAGVAWNREGYASPVHRQYATAPDRSGLYYFHARTNSGRHFAFPWVVAPARPSAPIAFLAATMTWNAYNAFGGRSNYISPDRLPLQPTVNARQELRRYTDPNHVTYDADSYAPLSFDRPELVNDIDLNERPEDPIQGRASCHLAPSEWRILSWLEREGLAHDVYADNQLHDGTLDLDAYRVLVLAPHPEYWTKQMYDRVKAWVDHRGGRVIYLGGNGVNCEVTLPDPDTMIVHNGRESQVYPCGLDSRFHLTTGVSEATLLGVAFTYSGAMTAAPFRATEADHWAFAGTGLANGDRFGLKSLHMRCDGGASGHETDKVTPHSPPGVRVIARGENIDEGGAHLSLYASPSGGAVFAASSITYPACLLVDDSISTITSNVFRRFLDEGPVTP; via the coding sequence ATGTTCATCGGATATGTCAGTGACGAGCGCTACGTCGCCCTCCCCGACGTTTCGATCACCTTCGAAGGTCCCTCCGGATCCGTCTCTGCCCAATCTCAGGCCGACGGCTCGGTTCATGCCGCGCTCCTCCCCGGCCCTTACGTCGTCACCCTGGCGGCCTCGGGATTCGGATCGAAGCGGGTCCGGCTCAACCTCCCCACCACCCGCCCGCACCATTTCCGCCTCCTCTCCGATCGCCTGCTTGGCTACGCCTGGCCGAAGTGGGTCCGATCGGGCGAAGAATCCGAATTCCGCGTCCACTCTCCCGAACTCTACCGCCTCGACCTCTACCGCTACGGCCGCGAAGTTGAACACATCCGCAATCTTGGCTGGCACGACGAGCATGGCCCCCGCGCCACCGCTCAAATCACCCCCGATGGCGACTACACCCAGGCCGGCGTCGCCTGGAACCGCGAAGGCTACGCCAGCCCCGTCCATCGCCAGTACGCTACCGCCCCCGACCGATCCGGACTCTATTACTTCCACGCCCGGACCAACTCCGGGCGGCATTTCGCCTTCCCCTGGGTCGTCGCCCCGGCCCGGCCCTCCGCCCCCATCGCCTTCCTCGCCGCCACGATGACCTGGAACGCCTACAACGCCTTCGGCGGCCGGAGCAACTACATCAGCCCCGACCGTCTCCCCCTCCAACCCACCGTCAACGCCCGTCAGGAACTCCGCCGCTACACCGACCCCAACCACGTCACCTACGACGCGGACTCCTATGCCCCTTTGTCGTTCGACCGCCCCGAGCTGGTCAATGACATCGACCTCAACGAACGCCCCGAGGACCCCATCCAAGGGCGCGCCTCCTGCCACCTCGCCCCGAGTGAGTGGCGCATCCTCTCCTGGCTCGAACGCGAAGGCCTTGCCCACGACGTCTACGCCGACAACCAACTCCACGACGGCACTCTCGACCTCGACGCCTACCGCGTCCTCGTCCTCGCTCCCCATCCGGAATACTGGACGAAGCAAATGTATGATCGTGTGAAAGCCTGGGTTGATCATCGAGGAGGCCGCGTCATTTATCTCGGCGGCAACGGCGTCAACTGCGAGGTCACCCTCCCCGACCCCGACACCATGATCGTCCACAACGGCCGAGAATCTCAGGTCTACCCCTGCGGCCTCGACAGCCGCTTCCACCTCACCACCGGAGTCTCCGAAGCCACCCTCCTCGGCGTCGCCTTCACCTACTCCGGCGCCATGACCGCTGCCCCTTTCCGCGCCACCGAGGCCGATCACTGGGCCTTCGCCGGCACCGGCCTCGCAAACGGCGACCGCTTCGGACTCAAAAGCCTGCACATGCGTTGCGACGGCGGCGCCTCGGGCCACGAAACCGACAAGGTCACGCCCCACTCCCCCCCCGGCGTCCGCGTCATCGCCCGGGGAGAGAACATCGACGAGGGCGGCGCCCATCTCTCCCTCTACGCCTCCCCGTCCGGCGGCGCCGTCTTCGCTGCCTCCTCAATCACGTACCCTGCCTGCTTGCTTGTGGATGATTCGATTTCCACCATCACGAGCAACGTCTTCCGCCGGTTCCTCGACGAGGGGCCGGTCACGCCCTGA